One segment of Gemmatimonadota bacterium DNA contains the following:
- a CDS encoding oxidative damage protection protein has protein sequence MPTIACGRCGQSRDQMPFRPFQNDLGLRVFQHICNPCWGDWLKLQQQLINHYALNVRDAQAKEFLFKQMEQFLFVTPMEPPPA, from the coding sequence ATGCCGACCATCGCCTGCGGTCGCTGCGGCCAGTCCCGCGACCAGATGCCCTTCCGCCCGTTCCAGAACGACCTCGGCCTGCGGGTCTTCCAGCACATCTGCAATCCCTGCTGGGGCGATTGGCTCAAGCTGCAGCAGCAGCTGATCAACCACTACGCGCTGAACGTGCGCGATGCCCAGGCCAAGGAATTCCTCTTCAAGCAGATGGAACAGTTCCTCTTCGTCACGCCGATGGAGCCACCCCCGGCCTGA
- a CDS encoding ABC transporter permease produces MLEIIRVALGSIRVNVLRSILTALGIIIGVAAVITMVALGAGAQKAVEEQIASIGANVLQVYPNWGRMGGVASATRVSLTTDDAAALQRDATQLKAVVPELGNNLQVKYLNTNINTSITGVTANFMPVKRYKLAHGRIFSEGDDEARERYAVLGSEIPVMLNANPAALIHQTIQIRGISFEIIGVLQPKGASNSWQNPDEIVFIPLNTARYRVFGNDRLRAISVEVKDSVPVDIGMVDIERVMRREHKIRPGQENDFMIRGSQEVLATQAATTQIFTTLLASIAAVSLVVGGIGIMNIMLVSVTERTREIGVRKALGATRLNIMFQFLIEALVLCLVGGLLGIGLGWWVTDTLATNNGWNTLISSQSIAVAFGTSAAIGLVFGIWPASRAARLDPIIALRYE; encoded by the coding sequence CTGCTCGAGATCATCCGGGTGGCGCTGGGTTCCATCCGGGTGAACGTGCTGCGGTCCATCCTGACGGCCCTGGGCATCATCATCGGCGTGGCCGCCGTCATCACCATGGTGGCCCTCGGCGCCGGCGCCCAGAAGGCCGTCGAGGAACAGATCGCCTCCATCGGGGCCAACGTCCTGCAGGTCTATCCCAACTGGGGCCGCATGGGCGGGGTGGCCAGCGCCACCCGCGTGAGCCTGACCACCGACGACGCCGCCGCCCTGCAGCGCGACGCCACCCAGCTCAAGGCCGTGGTGCCGGAGCTGGGGAACAACCTGCAGGTGAAGTACCTCAACACCAACATCAACACCTCCATCACCGGCGTGACGGCCAACTTCATGCCGGTGAAGCGGTACAAGCTGGCCCACGGGCGGATCTTCAGCGAAGGGGACGACGAGGCCCGTGAGCGCTATGCCGTGCTCGGGTCCGAGATCCCGGTGATGCTCAACGCCAACCCGGCCGCGCTGATCCACCAGACCATCCAGATCCGCGGGATCAGCTTCGAGATCATCGGCGTGCTGCAGCCCAAGGGCGCGAGCAACTCGTGGCAGAACCCCGACGAGATCGTCTTCATCCCGCTCAACACCGCCCGCTACCGGGTCTTCGGCAATGACCGGCTGCGCGCCATCAGCGTGGAGGTGAAGGACAGCGTCCCGGTGGACATCGGGATGGTGGACATCGAGCGGGTGATGCGCCGGGAGCACAAGATCCGCCCCGGCCAGGAGAACGACTTCATGATCCGCGGGTCGCAGGAGGTGCTGGCCACCCAGGCGGCCACCACCCAGATCTTCACCACGCTGCTGGCGAGCATCGCGGCGGTGTCCCTGGTGGTCGGCGGCATCGGCATCATGAACATCATGCTGGTCTCGGTCACCGAGCGGACCCGCGAGATCGGGGTGCGCAAGGCGCTCGGCGCCACCCGGCTCAACATCATGTTCCAGTTCCTCATCGAGGCCCTGGTGCTCTGCCTGGTAGGCGGGCTGCTCGGCATCGGGCTCGGCTGGTGGGTCACCGACACCCTGGCCACCAACAACGGCTGGAACACCCTCATCTCGAGCCAGAGCATCGCGGTCGCGTTCGGGACCAGCGCCGCCATCGGCCTGGTGTTCGGGATCTGGCCCGCCAGCCGGGCCGCCCGGCTCGACCCGATCATCGCCCTGCGGTACGAGTAG
- a CDS encoding efflux RND transporter periplasmic adaptor subunit gives MRKTLSVAVFALALAACSEPEAAPLPVYQAVAVERRDIVVSARANGTIQPDTTVEVKSKASGEILKLNVETGSTVARGDLLIQVDPRTAKNSFAQAEADLDVAKAKLANATAQKNRSDALFESKALTEQEHEQAVLDFANARSEVVRAEVAVENARIRLEDTDVRAPIGGTIIEKSVERGQVISSPTSDVGGGTVLLRMADLNLVQVRTLVDETDIGKIQPGLRATVTVDAYPNRPFEGTVLKIEPLAVTQQNVTMFPVMVRIQNREGLLKPGMNADVEIHVGRRDGVLAVPNAALRTQRDVASAAEVLGLTATEVATQLAQAARAPGDSAQVRPASAGAKPAGATMTLQNGQTITLPEGVTEEQVRNAMKKRFSGEATTPAEKALLQKVFSGAGGGGARRPQTDSRFGGKYIVFVRRDGKPFATNIATGLTDLDWSEVSSGLGETDSVLILPSAGLIESQKEFNERMARMTGGGGIPGLANPSTSSKAPTATTTRP, from the coding sequence ATGCGCAAGACGCTCTCCGTTGCCGTGTTCGCCCTCGCCCTCGCCGCCTGCAGCGAGCCCGAGGCCGCCCCGCTGCCCGTCTACCAGGCGGTGGCGGTCGAGCGGCGGGACATCGTGGTCTCCGCCCGCGCCAACGGCACGATCCAGCCCGACACCACGGTCGAGGTGAAGTCCAAGGCCTCGGGCGAGATCCTCAAGCTCAACGTCGAGACGGGGAGCACGGTGGCCCGGGGCGACCTGCTGATCCAGGTGGACCCGCGCACCGCCAAGAACAGTTTCGCGCAGGCCGAGGCCGATCTCGACGTGGCCAAGGCCAAGCTGGCCAACGCCACGGCCCAGAAGAACCGCTCCGACGCGCTGTTCGAGTCCAAGGCGCTGACCGAGCAGGAGCATGAGCAGGCGGTGCTCGACTTCGCCAACGCCCGCTCGGAGGTGGTGCGGGCCGAGGTGGCGGTCGAGAACGCCCGCATCCGGCTGGAGGACACCGACGTCCGGGCGCCGATCGGCGGCACGATCATCGAGAAGAGCGTGGAGCGCGGGCAGGTGATCTCCTCGCCCACGAGTGACGTGGGCGGCGGCACCGTGCTGCTCCGCATGGCCGACCTCAACCTGGTGCAGGTGCGCACCCTGGTGGACGAGACGGACATCGGCAAGATCCAGCCGGGGCTGCGGGCCACGGTCACGGTGGACGCCTACCCCAACCGGCCGTTCGAGGGCACGGTGCTCAAGATCGAGCCGCTCGCCGTGACGCAGCAGAACGTGACCATGTTCCCGGTCATGGTGCGCATCCAGAACCGCGAGGGGCTGCTCAAGCCGGGGATGAACGCGGACGTCGAGATCCACGTGGGCCGCCGCGACGGCGTGCTCGCCGTGCCCAACGCGGCCCTGCGCACCCAGCGCGACGTCGCCAGCGCGGCGGAGGTCCTGGGGCTGACGGCCACGGAGGTGGCGACCCAGCTGGCCCAGGCCGCCCGCGCGCCCGGGGACAGCGCCCAGGTCCGGCCCGCGAGCGCGGGCGCGAAGCCGGCCGGCGCCACCATGACGCTGCAGAACGGGCAGACCATCACCCTGCCCGAGGGCGTGACCGAAGAACAGGTCCGCAACGCCATGAAGAAGCGCTTCTCCGGCGAGGCCACCACCCCGGCCGAGAAGGCGCTGCTGCAGAAGGTCTTCTCGGGCGCCGGCGGCGGCGGGGCGCGACGCCCCCAGACCGACTCCCGCTTCGGCGGGAAGTACATCGTGTTCGTCCGGCGGGACGGCAAGCCCTTCGCCACCAACATCGCGACGGGCCTCACCGACCTCGACTGGAGCGAGGTGAGCAGCGGCCTCGGCGAGACCGACTCGGTGCTCATCCTGCCCAGCGCTGGGCTGATCGAGTCGCAGAAGGAATTCAATGAACGGATGGCGCGGATGACGGGCGGGGGCGGGATCCCCGGGCTGGCCAACCCGTCCACCAGCTCCAAGGCGCCCACCGCCACCACCACGAGGCCCTGA
- a CDS encoding RNA polymerase sigma factor, protein MTAVHKPQDPMTPVAPGPEEDASLIRLAQGGDREAYDRLVRRYLPRAYTVAFRVSGNRQDAEDLVQDGFMSAYRSIDRFEVGRPFGPWLYRIITNAAVSHLRREGRRPTESLAEHASAGGPSPLGETARGEVREQFRRTLAELPEKQRLAVQWHDVDGFTAEEIGESLGVPSGTVRWYLHQARQTLRKALAPWHGTLEESNDEH, encoded by the coding sequence ATGACCGCTGTCCACAAGCCGCAGGACCCGATGACCCCAGTCGCGCCGGGCCCCGAGGAGGACGCCAGCCTGATCCGGCTGGCCCAGGGCGGCGACCGCGAGGCGTACGACCGCCTGGTCCGGCGTTACCTCCCGCGCGCCTATACGGTGGCGTTCCGGGTCTCGGGCAACCGGCAGGACGCCGAGGACCTGGTCCAGGACGGCTTCATGTCGGCGTACCGGTCCATCGACCGCTTCGAGGTCGGGCGGCCCTTCGGCCCCTGGCTGTACCGGATCATCACGAACGCCGCCGTGAGTCACCTGCGACGCGAGGGCCGGAGACCCACCGAGTCGCTGGCCGAGCATGCCAGTGCCGGCGGTCCCTCCCCCCTGGGGGAGACCGCGCGCGGGGAGGTCCGGGAGCAGTTCCGCCGCACCCTGGCGGAGCTCCCGGAGAAGCAGCGACTGGCGGTGCAGTGGCACGACGTGGACGGCTTCACCGCGGAAGAGATCGGGGAGAGCCTGGGCGTGCCGTCGGGGACGGTGCGCTGGTACCTGCACCAGGCCCGGCAGACCCTGCGCAAGGCGCTCGCGCCGTGGCACGGGACACTGGAGGAGAGCAATGACGAACACTGA
- a CDS encoding carbohydrate binding family 9 domain-containing protein, with the protein MLTLMMLAALQAAPQDTGTVRFAVDLPRREALVTIDGVLDEPVWREAARLDGFHQYQPVDGRPAEERTEVLVWYAPGAIHFGILAHDRQPQGIRATVADRDNLDADDRVTIYLDTFNDRRRAFFFTVNPLGVQEDGVRSEGGFTAGSLSGGTTDKNPDYLWQSRGVVTDSGYVVEVRIPFKSLRYPGDGAQSWGLNVQRRVQRTGYDDTWTDVRRANASYLLQAGTATGLHDLQRGLSAEVQPFVTAQANGLRDASGFTREDLDPSAGVNLRLGISSNVSIDATYNPDFSQVESDASLVTVNERFALFFSEKRPFFLEGIELFATPNQLVYTRQIVNPLVGGKVTTKVGRTNLAHLSAIDEQPGHNAVFTVTRLRRDIGANSTGGLTLTTRDQDGAFNRLAAGDVRVVFGKLYYVAGQLGASWTRDTRSGDARTSPLWEAEFDRTGRSWGFNYKLTGIGRDFSAQAGFVPRNDIITVRAFNRFSFYGARGATLEQLTVFFGPSRLWRYDRFPSDALEGSESGDLNLTFRGGWKASAHAEHNFTDFIPGDYAGYETGAPGTPYAPLDGISDGFSFSGSVTTPTFQALNATARLARSRGPIFPEASRGYETRFTSSLSLRPTGSVRLTASNTWSRITRDRDGSEFARTIIPRLKLELQANRALFFRVVAEYVAERRSPLEDARTGAPLFVNGSQVVGRESNRMRMDWLASFEPTPGTVAFFGYGASLADREAFAFRDLTRDSDGFFVKLAYQFRY; encoded by the coding sequence ATGCTGACGCTCATGATGCTCGCGGCCCTCCAGGCCGCCCCGCAGGACACCGGGACCGTGCGCTTCGCCGTGGACCTGCCCCGCCGTGAGGCGCTGGTCACGATCGATGGCGTGCTCGACGAGCCGGTCTGGCGCGAGGCGGCCCGGCTCGACGGCTTCCACCAGTACCAGCCGGTGGATGGGCGGCCCGCCGAGGAGCGGACCGAGGTCCTGGTCTGGTACGCGCCGGGCGCGATCCACTTCGGCATCCTCGCCCACGACCGGCAGCCCCAGGGCATCCGCGCCACCGTGGCCGACCGCGACAACCTCGACGCCGATGACCGGGTCACGATCTACCTGGACACCTTCAACGACCGGCGCCGCGCCTTCTTCTTCACCGTGAATCCGCTCGGGGTGCAGGAGGACGGGGTGCGCAGCGAGGGAGGCTTCACGGCCGGCTCCCTGAGCGGGGGGACCACCGACAAGAACCCCGACTACCTCTGGCAGTCCCGCGGCGTGGTCACCGACTCGGGGTACGTGGTCGAGGTCCGGATCCCCTTCAAGAGCCTGCGCTACCCCGGGGACGGCGCCCAGTCCTGGGGGCTCAACGTGCAGCGCCGGGTGCAGCGCACTGGCTACGACGACACCTGGACCGACGTGCGGCGCGCCAACGCCAGCTACCTGCTGCAGGCCGGCACCGCCACCGGCCTGCACGACCTGCAGCGCGGCCTGAGCGCCGAGGTGCAGCCCTTCGTGACCGCGCAGGCCAACGGCCTCCGCGACGCCTCGGGCTTCACCCGCGAGGACCTCGACCCGAGCGCCGGCGTGAACCTGCGCCTGGGCATCAGCAGCAACGTGTCGATCGACGCCACGTACAATCCGGACTTCAGCCAGGTGGAGTCCGACGCGAGCCTGGTGACCGTCAATGAGCGGTTCGCGCTGTTCTTCTCCGAGAAGCGGCCCTTCTTCCTGGAGGGGATCGAGCTCTTCGCCACCCCCAACCAGCTGGTCTACACCCGCCAGATCGTGAACCCGCTGGTGGGCGGCAAGGTGACCACCAAGGTGGGCCGCACCAACCTGGCGCATCTCTCGGCCATCGACGAGCAGCCGGGCCACAACGCGGTATTCACCGTCACCCGGCTGCGCCGGGACATCGGGGCCAACTCCACCGGCGGGCTCACCCTGACCACCCGCGACCAGGACGGCGCCTTCAACCGCCTGGCGGCCGGCGACGTCCGGGTGGTGTTCGGCAAGCTCTACTACGTGGCGGGACAGCTCGGCGCCTCGTGGACCCGCGACACGCGGAGCGGCGACGCGCGCACCAGCCCCCTCTGGGAGGCCGAGTTCGACCGCACCGGGCGCAGCTGGGGGTTCAACTACAAGCTGACCGGCATCGGGCGCGACTTCTCCGCGCAGGCCGGCTTCGTGCCGCGGAACGACATCATCACGGTCCGCGCCTTCAATCGCTTCTCGTTCTATGGCGCGCGGGGCGCAACGCTCGAGCAGCTCACCGTCTTCTTCGGCCCCAGCCGGCTGTGGCGGTACGACCGGTTCCCCAGCGACGCGCTCGAGGGTTCCGAGAGCGGCGACCTCAACCTGACCTTCCGCGGCGGCTGGAAGGCGTCGGCCCACGCCGAGCACAACTTCACCGACTTCATCCCGGGGGACTACGCCGGCTACGAGACCGGGGCGCCGGGGACGCCGTACGCCCCGCTCGACGGCATCAGCGACGGCTTCTCGTTCTCCGGCAGCGTGACCACCCCGACCTTCCAGGCGCTCAACGCCACCGCGCGCCTGGCCCGCAGCCGTGGGCCGATCTTCCCCGAGGCGTCGCGCGGGTACGAGACCCGCTTCACCTCGAGCCTCTCGCTGCGGCCCACCGGCTCCGTCCGCCTCACGGCCTCCAACACCTGGTCCCGCATCACCCGCGACCGCGACGGTTCGGAGTTCGCGCGCACGATCATCCCGCGGCTCAAGCTGGAGCTGCAGGCCAACCGCGCGCTGTTCTTCCGGGTGGTGGCGGAGTACGTGGCGGAGCGGCGGTCGCCGCTCGAGGACGCCCGGACCGGCGCCCCGCTGTTCGTGAACGGGAGCCAGGTGGTGGGGCGCGAATCGAACCGGATGCGGATGGACTGGCTGGCGTCGTTCGAGCCGACGCCGGGGACGGTGGCCTTCTTCGGGTACGGGGCCTCGCTGGCCGACCGGGAGGCGTTCGCCTTCCGGGACCTGACCCGGGACAGCGACGGCTTCTTCGTGAAGCTGGCCTACCAGTTCCGCTACTGA
- a CDS encoding ABC transporter ATP-binding protein: MSTLTDTAERMAQLPGDVPRDAVIVTRNLQRQYDMGGEIVRALRGVDLTIRRNEYVAVMGPSGSGKSTLMNLIGCLDTPSEGEYWLNGYRVSELGDDALARIRNKEIGFVFQTFNLLPRADALHNVELPLVYAGVATRERRERAAEALRRVGLESRMSHRPNELSGGQRQRVAIARALVNRPSILLADEPTGNLDSSTSAEIMALFRELHTESQTIVLVTHEHDIAAHAERQVHLHDGKVAQDFQTPRN, encoded by the coding sequence ATGAGCACACTGACGGATACGGCGGAACGGATGGCCCAGCTGCCCGGCGACGTCCCCCGCGATGCGGTGATCGTCACCCGGAACCTGCAGCGCCAGTACGACATGGGGGGCGAGATCGTGCGCGCCCTCCGGGGCGTGGACCTTACCATCCGCCGCAACGAGTACGTGGCCGTGATGGGCCCCTCGGGGTCGGGGAAGTCCACGCTGATGAACCTCATCGGCTGCCTCGACACGCCGAGCGAGGGGGAGTACTGGCTCAATGGCTATCGGGTCTCCGAGCTGGGCGACGACGCCCTGGCGCGGATCCGCAACAAGGAGATCGGGTTCGTCTTCCAGACCTTCAACCTGCTCCCCCGCGCCGACGCGCTGCACAACGTGGAGCTGCCGCTGGTCTACGCCGGCGTGGCCACCCGGGAGCGCCGGGAGCGCGCGGCCGAGGCGTTGCGGCGGGTGGGGCTCGAATCGCGGATGAGCCACCGTCCCAACGAGCTCTCCGGCGGCCAGCGGCAGCGCGTGGCCATCGCCCGGGCGCTGGTCAACCGGCCGAGCATCCTGCTGGCCGACGAGCCCACCGGCAACCTCGACTCCAGCACCAGCGCGGAGATCATGGCGCTGTTCCGCGAGCTGCACACCGAATCGCAGACCATCGTGCTGGTCACGCACGAACACGACATCGCCGCGCACGCCGAGCGGCAGGTCCACCTGCACGACGGCAAGGTCGCGCAGGATTTCCAGACGCCCAGGAACTGA
- a CDS encoding ketoacyl-ACP synthase III: MQHSRILGTGFAVPDRVVTNADLSVLMDTTDEWIRTRTGIQERRWVAEGQSGADLALQASRRALEMAGLAPTDLDAIVYATSTPDHYAPGNGVFLQRLLGVQPIPAMDIHQACSGFIYSLSVADAWIRVGLFRRILVVGAEIQSTAMDVSTHGRNTAVIFADGAGAVVLGPAEREGQGLLAFDLHSDGDHAELLWVDVPGCMYHPRITREHIDQGRHFLSMDGKEVFRHAVTRMPESVRAVLAKVGASPADLSLLLPHQANLRISELVQRELKLRDDQVYNNIQRYGNTTAATIPILLDECVRGGRLKDGDLLVMTAFGAGFSWGSVACRW; this comes from the coding sequence ATGCAGCACAGCCGTATCCTCGGCACCGGCTTCGCCGTGCCGGACCGCGTCGTCACCAACGCGGACCTGTCGGTCCTCATGGACACCACCGATGAGTGGATCCGCACCCGTACCGGCATCCAGGAACGGCGCTGGGTGGCGGAGGGCCAGAGCGGCGCCGACCTGGCGCTGCAGGCCAGCCGGCGGGCGCTCGAGATGGCCGGCCTCGCGCCGACGGACCTCGACGCGATCGTCTACGCCACCTCCACCCCCGACCACTACGCCCCGGGCAACGGCGTCTTCCTGCAGCGGCTCCTCGGGGTGCAGCCCATTCCCGCGATGGACATCCACCAGGCCTGCAGCGGCTTCATCTACAGCCTGTCGGTGGCCGACGCCTGGATCCGGGTGGGGCTCTTCCGGCGCATCCTGGTGGTGGGCGCGGAGATCCAATCTACCGCCATGGACGTGAGCACACACGGCCGCAACACCGCGGTGATCTTCGCCGATGGCGCCGGCGCCGTGGTGCTCGGCCCCGCCGAGCGCGAAGGTCAGGGGCTGCTCGCCTTCGACCTGCACAGCGACGGGGACCACGCCGAGCTGCTGTGGGTGGACGTGCCCGGCTGCATGTACCACCCGCGGATCACTCGCGAACACATTGACCAGGGGCGGCACTTCCTCTCGATGGATGGCAAGGAAGTGTTCCGGCATGCGGTGACCCGCATGCCGGAATCGGTGCGCGCCGTGCTGGCCAAGGTGGGGGCCAGCCCGGCCGACCTCAGCCTGCTGCTGCCCCACCAGGCCAACCTGCGCATCTCCGAGCTGGTCCAGCGCGAGCTCAAGCTGCGCGACGACCAGGTCTACAACAACATCCAGCGCTACGGCAACACCACCGCCGCCACCATTCCGATCCTGCTCGACGAATGCGTCCGCGGCGGCCGCCTGAAGGACGGGGACCTGCTGGTCATGACCGCCTTCGGGGCCGGGTTCTCCTGGGGCAGCGTCGCCTGCCGCTGGTGA
- a CDS encoding tryptophan-rich sensory protein, producing the protein MTRMLALAGWILLSFLAATIGGLAAPGQWYERVNKPSWNPPNAVFAPVWTVLFILMGVAAWLVWLRRGETGVTLALALFVGQLVLNVLWSWLFFHWHRMDLAFYELLLFWVVILATLVAFWQVRPLAGWLFVPYLVWVTFAGYLNLTLWRLNR; encoded by the coding sequence ATGACACGGATGCTCGCACTGGCTGGCTGGATCCTGCTCTCGTTCCTCGCGGCCACCATCGGTGGCCTGGCCGCGCCCGGCCAGTGGTACGAACGCGTGAACAAGCCCTCATGGAACCCGCCCAACGCGGTCTTCGCGCCGGTCTGGACGGTGCTGTTCATCCTGATGGGGGTCGCGGCGTGGCTGGTCTGGCTGCGGCGGGGGGAGACCGGGGTGACCCTGGCGCTGGCCCTCTTCGTGGGGCAGCTGGTGCTCAACGTGCTGTGGTCGTGGCTCTTCTTCCACTGGCACCGGATGGACCTGGCGTTCTACGAGCTGCTGCTCTTCTGGGTGGTCATCCTGGCCACGCTCGTGGCGTTCTGGCAGGTGCGGCCGCTGGCGGGGTGGCTGTTCGTGCCGTACCTGGTCTGGGTCACGTTCGCCGGGTACCTGAACCTCACCCTCTGGCGCCTCAACCGCTGA
- a CDS encoding DUF3187 family protein — MAASPRFAPLLALLAAAPCAAQSLPIYHSLNPAAESRSGLYFQPLVAPTAGWRFQVGVDYASMLEFGLRTSVADTSYMLDAEVLRVNLSATHDLGDRSFLVAELPLGGAYPGVLDGFLDWYHGIFGIYYPERDARSPNDFGYRYQFPDGRTVRFRARGAALGDARIGLGLRHGTRAQSVLSLTLPTSTAGAGFRRGQPSLSLLNTFRVPLAPRLVYEGSINLGYTPRDGHLRAIQQRLFFLGTSGARWRTVGSLWSFANLYLHSPYYEGAVARQLDRWDLTIDFGWVIRGRSGREFRFGMSEDLWPSGPAIDANFRLGYSW, encoded by the coding sequence ATGGCCGCTTCCCCTCGGTTCGCCCCCCTCCTGGCCCTGCTGGCGGCCGCGCCGTGCGCGGCCCAGTCGCTGCCCATCTACCACTCCCTGAATCCCGCCGCGGAGTCCCGCAGCGGCCTGTACTTCCAGCCGCTGGTGGCTCCCACGGCGGGCTGGCGCTTCCAGGTGGGGGTGGACTACGCCAGCATGCTGGAGTTCGGCCTGCGGACCTCGGTGGCCGACACCTCGTACATGCTGGACGCCGAGGTGCTGCGGGTGAACCTGAGTGCCACGCACGATCTCGGGGACCGGAGCTTCCTCGTGGCCGAGCTGCCGCTGGGAGGAGCCTACCCCGGCGTCCTGGATGGATTCCTCGACTGGTATCACGGCATCTTCGGCATCTACTACCCGGAGCGGGATGCCCGCAGCCCCAATGACTTCGGCTACCGCTACCAGTTCCCCGACGGCCGGACGGTCAGGTTCCGCGCCCGAGGTGCCGCCCTGGGTGACGCCCGGATCGGGCTCGGGCTTAGGCACGGCACCCGGGCCCAGAGCGTGCTCTCCCTGACCCTGCCCACCAGCACGGCCGGGGCGGGCTTCCGGCGGGGCCAGCCCTCCCTGAGCCTCCTCAACACCTTCCGGGTGCCCCTGGCGCCGCGCCTGGTGTACGAGGGCTCGATCAACCTCGGGTACACCCCGCGGGACGGCCACCTCCGCGCCATCCAGCAGCGGCTCTTTTTCCTCGGCACCAGCGGCGCCCGGTGGCGCACCGTGGGAAGCCTCTGGAGCTTCGCGAACCTGTACCTGCACAGTCCCTACTACGAAGGCGCGGTGGCCCGGCAGCTGGATCGCTGGGACCTGACCATCGACTTCGGGTGGGTGATCCGTGGCAGGAGCGGGCGGGAGTTCCGCTTCGGGATGAGCGAGGACCTCTGGCCCAGCGGCCCGGCGATCGACGCGAACTTCCGGCTGGGGTATTCCTGGTAG
- a CDS encoding CPXCG motif-containing cysteine-rich protein has product MVDLPDPLDEDFPLGDGVADLEAEVTCPYCGEVSTIGLDPGSGAAQEYVEDCPVCCQPWVLHVHYGDDGAADVWADQA; this is encoded by the coding sequence ATGGTCGACCTGCCCGATCCGCTCGACGAGGACTTCCCGCTCGGGGACGGGGTGGCCGACCTCGAGGCCGAGGTGACCTGCCCCTACTGCGGCGAGGTGAGCACGATCGGCCTGGATCCGGGGAGCGGGGCGGCGCAGGAGTACGTGGAGGACTGTCCTGTCTGCTGCCAGCCCTGGGTGCTGCACGTCCACTACGGCGACGACGGCGCCGCCGACGTGTGGGCCGACCAGGCCTGA